Within the Nocardioides humi genome, the region CGACGATCGGAAGGCGCCCGATGACATCCACCACCATGCCGGCCCTGCTGGAGCAGGCGGCGGCGACCCACGGGCAGCACCCGGCGATCGTCGACGGGCCCACCATCATCACCTACGCCGGGCTGCGCGACGCCGTCGTGGCCGCCGCGCGCGGCTACCGGGCGCTCGGGGTCGAGCCGGGCGACCGGGTGGCGATCTGGGCGCCCAACCGGGTGGAGTACGTCATCGCGCTGCTCGGCGCCCAGCAGATCGGCGCGTCCGTCGTACCCCTCAACACGAGGTACCGCGGACACGAGGCCAGGGTCGTGCTCGAGCGCTCGCGCGCGGTGGTGCTGGTGGTGGCGAACGGCTTCCTCGGCACCGACTACGTGGCGCTGCTGCGCGAGGCGGCCCCCGCGGACGAGCTGCCGCACCTGCGCGAGATCGTCGACCTGGACAGCGGCTGGGCGGACTTCCTCGCCGGAGGTGAGCAGGTACCCGTCGCCGAGGTCGAGCGGCTGGCCGCGGAGGTCACGCCCGACACGGTCGCCGACATCCTCTTCACCTCCGGCACGACGGGAGTCCCGAAGGGCGTGATGAGCTCGCACGCCCAGACGATCGGGGTCGCCGAGGTGTGGGCGGAGGGGGCGGGGCTGAGCGAGGCCGACCGGTACGCGATCGTGAACCCGTTCTTCCACAGCTTCGGCTACAAGGCCGGTGCGATCGCCTCGCTGACCGCCGGTACGACGATCCACCCGGTGCTGACCTTCGACCCCGAGGGCCTGATGCGGCTCATCCAGGACGCCGGGATCACCGTGCTGCCGGGCGCGCCCACGATCTTCACGACCCTGATCAACCACCCGCGGCGCACCGAGTTCGACCTGTCCTCGCTGCGCTTCTCGATCGCGGGCGCGGCGACCGTGCCGGAGACGCTGTTCGAGCAGATGCAGGACGTGCTCGGGTTCGACGAGGTCGCCCAGGCCTACGGACTGACGGAGTGCGTCGTCGCCACCCGTTCGCGCGCGAACGAGGACCCCCGCCACATCGCCGAGACCACCGGCCCCGGGGTCCCGGGGATCGAGGTCCGCGTCGTCGACGAGACGGGCGCGGACCGGCCCGTCGGCGAGGACGGCGAGGTCTGGCTGCGCGGCGCCAACGTCATGCTCGGCTACTTCGAGGACCCCGAGGCCACCGCCGCCGCGATCGACCCCGACGGCTGGCTGCACACCGGCGACGTGGGCCGGCTCGACGAGCACGGCTGCCTGAAGATCACCGACCGGATCAAGGACATGTTCATCGTCGGCGGGTTCAACGTCTACCCGGCCGAGGTCGAGAACGCCCTGGCCGCCCACCCGGCGGTGATGGAGAGCGCCGTGGTCGGCGTACCCGACGAGCGGATGGGCTCGGTGGGCCGGGCCCACGTCGTCCTGCGTCCCGGTACGACGGCGACGGCCGACGAGCTGATCGGCTGGGCGCGCGAGCGGCTCGCGAACTTCAAGGTCCCGCGAGAGGTCGTGTTCGCCACCGAGCTGCCCCGCAACGCCAGCGGCAAGGTGCTCAAGACCGACCTGCGGACCGCCGGGTGAGCGCGGGGCTGGGACTCGCGCTGGTCACCGGCGCGAGCGGCGGCATCGGGCAGGCGGTCGCCCGCCGCCTCGCCGGCGACGGCGCCCGGCTCCTCCTGCTGCACCGTCGTACACCGCCCGACGCCCTGGTCGCCGAGCTCGGCGCCGCGGTGCGGGCCACCGCCGCCTGCGACCTCGCCGACGCCGACGCGGTCGCGGCCCTCGTGGATGCGCTGACGGCCGAGCACGGCGACGTCCGCACGGTCGTGCACGCGGCCGGGCCGCACGTGCCGATGGTGCACCTCTCCCGGGTCTCGCCGCGGCAGTTCGCCGAGCAGGTCGACCAGGACGTGGTGGCGTTCTTCAACCTCGTCCATGCGGTGCTGCCCGCGCTGCGTCGTACCTCCGGCTCGCTGACGGTCGTCACCACCGCCGCCACCAGCCGCTACCCGCTCCGCGACGGGCTCTCGGCCGGACCCAAGGGCGCCGTCGAGGCGCTGGCCCGCGGCCTGGCCGCGGAGGAGGGGCGCTTCGGGGTCCGGGTCAACTGCGTCGGCCCCGGGATGCTGACCGACGGCATGGCCGAGCGGCTGATCGGCTCCGGCGACCTCGACGAGCGCGCGCTCGACGTCGCGCGCGGCAACATCCCCCTGCGGCGGTTCGGCTCGGCGGCCGACATCGCCGAGGCGGTGGGCTTCCTCGCCAGCGACCGAGCCGGGTTCGTCACCGGCCAGAAGCTGGACGTCGACGGCGGCTACGGCATCTGACGACAGGTCGTAGCACATTTTTGAAACAAGGTGCTACATTCGTCTCGTGGCCGTCCGCGAATTCGGCATCAGAGAGCTGAGGAACCACACCTCGAGGGTTCTCGAGGCGGTGCGTGCAGGTGACGTGGTCTACCTGACCAACCGCGGGAGCCGTGTGGCAGAGATCCGCGCGACGCACGATGCGCGACCGATCGAGGCCCTGGTCGCGAAGGCCGCAGCCCTGTCGACCGGCGACACGGGCGCGTTCGAGGAGCTGATCGACTCCAAGCAGGCCGACCTCGAGGCCCAGCAGGCGAAGGACGACGCGTTGTGGGGTTGATGCTCGACACCTCGGCCGTCATCGGCTGGGTCGAGCTGCAGAGCGAGGAGCTGGTGCAGTGGCTGCTCGACGCCGCCGGCGACACCGTGCCCGCGATCCACGCCGCGACGCTGGGCGAGCTCGGACGCGGCGTCCTGGAGGCCCCCGACGAGACGACGAGAACGCGCCGGCGCGCCACGCTGAGATTCGGCGCGGAAGAGCTGACCGTGGTCCCGCTGTCCGCGACCTCCGAGCAGGCGCATCTCTTCGGCGTCGTGAGTGCTGCCGTGAGCCGCAAGGTGTCGCACAACGACTGCTGGATCACGGCGGCCGCGCTGGACGCGGACGACACCGTGGTCACGATGGACGAGCGCCTCGCCGACCAGCTGCGGGCGGCGGTCGAAGGCGACGGGCATCTCGCCGACTGGCTCGCCGAGCGCGAGCGCACGCTGGACGTCAAGTACTGCAGCCGCTGACCCGCCTACGATCGAGCCATGACGGACGACGACGTCTGGCGGACCGACCTGCTCGATCTGGCCGGCTACCTCGACCGCCTCGGCCTGCCCGACCTCGCCGGCCCGCCGACCGCCCCGCCGAGCCGCGCGGCGCTGGACGCTCTGCACGAGGCGCACGTGCGGGCCTTCACCTTCGACAACATCGACGTCCTGCTCGACCAGCACCCCGGCGTCGGCCTGGACGCGCTCAACGAGAAGTTCGTCGGCCGCGGGCGCGGCGGCTACTGCTTCGAGCACGCGACCGTGTTCGCGGCCGCCCTCGACCGCCTCGGGTACGACGTGCGCCGGCATCTCGGCCGGGTCGGGGATCCCGCTGAGGGGACCGTGCAGGGCCGCACCCACATGACGGTCGAGGTGCACCTCGACGGCGAGCGCCTGCTGTGCGACCCGGGCTTCGGGATGAGCCTGGTCCGGCCGGTGGCCCTCGCGGACGGTGCGGAGAGCGACCAGCGCGGCTGGCCGTACCGGGTGGTCCGCACCGCCGACGACGGCTGGGGCCTGCAGCGGCTGCGCGAGCGCGGCTGGGAGCACACCCACACCGTCGACGAGCTGCCCGTGCTGCCGGTCGACGTGGTGATGGGGCACCACTACACGAGCACCTTCCCGACCTCGCACTTCCGCACCGGCCTGATGCTCACCCGCCACCAGGACGGCCGCCACGTCACGGTCACCGGCTCCACGCTGACGGTACGACGACCGGGCGCGCCGACCGAGCACCGCGACCTCGCCGACGGGGAGCTGCGCGACTGGCTGCACGCGCTCGCCGTACCCCTGACGCCGGAGGAGGAGCGGCGCCTGCTCGCACGGTTGGCCGAGCTCGACCGTCCTGCCTCACTAGGATGAGCGCGTGCCGGAGTACCTACGCATCGGTGAGGTCGCCCAGGCCGTCGGCGTCAGTGTCGACACCCTGCGCCGCTGGGAGGCCGAGGGCCGGATCGCGTTCGAGCGCGTGAACAACCAGCGCGTGCTGCGCTCCGACCAGCTGCCCGCACTCACCGCGCGACTGGCCGGGCGCACCACCACCTCCAGCGCCCGGAACCGGCTGGCCGGCGTCGTCGTGTCCGTCGAGCGCGACGGCGTGATGGCGAAGGTCGAGCTGGCCTGCGGCGACTACCGGATCGTCTCGCTGATGAGCCGCGAGGCCGCCGACGACCTCGGCCTCGAGATCGGCAAGCCCGCGACCGCCGTCATCAAGTCCACGACCGTCATCGTCGAGGCCTGACCCGCCCGGCCGACGTCCTAGGGCGCGTCTGACAAATCATGTCCTGCTGCGCGCCGCCCGACACGCACGCTGGCGGCGTTGCCGACGCCCGACAGACGCCCGGTATGCCTTCGCATCGGCGCCTTGCCATCGCACGCGTCGGACGACGCTCGCGACGGACAGCATTTGCCAGACACGCCCCTAGCCGAACCGGGTCCACTGCTCCAGCACGACGAGCGTCTTCGTGCTGGCGACGGCGCCGCCGGAGCGCAGCGAGCTGACGACGCGGCGCAGGTCCTCCACGCCCTCGACCCGGATCCGGACCAGCGCGTCGGGGTCCCCGGCGAGGGTGAGGACCTCCTCGACCTCGGGGATCTGGGCGACGAACTCCATGATCTGCGCGAGGTCGAGGTCGTCGGTGAACTGCAGCTCGGTCATCGCCTCGATGCCGGTGGCGATCCGGCCGTGGTTGATCTGGACGGTGTAGCGCTCGATCACGCCGACCCGCTCCAGTCGCGCGATCCGCCGCTGGACGGGCGCGACGGTGAGCCCGACCGCGGTAGCGATCTCGCGCAGCGGGCGCCGGGCGTTCTCGCGCAGCAGGTCGAGGATCGCGCGGTCGGTGTCGTCGAGGATCGCCTGATCGGTCACGCAACGAAGTCTATGCCGCACTCCCTCTCTGTTGCGCTGGAGCGGCCCCGAGCACGACGACGATTGCGAATCGTCGCCAAACTCGACGACGGAGGTTGTGACCCGGCGCACCCGGGCCGCAGGCTCGTGCGCATGACCCTCACCGCCGCGCCCGTCGCCTCCGCCGACCTGGTCTTCGACCGCACCGACGAGCTGGGGACCGCGGGACACGAGCAGGTCGTCTTCTGCCGCGACGAGGCCACCGGCCTGCGCGCGATCATCGCGATCCACGACACCCGGCTCGGCCCGGCTCTCGGCGGCACCCGGTTCCACCCCTACGCCTCCGAGGCGGAGGCGCTGACCGACGTGCTCCGGCTCTCGCAGGGCATGACGCACAAGGCCGCCGCGGCCGGCATCGCGCTCGGCGGCGGCAAGGCGGTCATCATCGGGGACCCCGCGACCGTGAAGACCCCGGCGCTGCTGGCGGCGTACGGCCGCTTCGTCGACTCGCTCTCCGGGCGCTACCTCACCGCCGCCGACGTGGGCACCACCGCGCAGGACCTCGACGTCGTCGCCACCGCGACCCGGTACGTCGTCGGCAGCACCGGCGGCTCGGGCGACAGCGGGTTCTCGACGGCGTACGGCGTGTTCAGCGCGATGCGGGCCACCGCCGAGCACCGGTGGGGCGGCGAGGGCCTGCGCGGCCGGCGGGTCGGCGTCGAGGGGGTCGGCAAGGTCGGCTCGCACCTGGTGGCGCTGCTGCTGGAGGAGGGAGCCGAGGTCGTCGTGTCTGACGCGTCGGGCGACGCGCTCGCGCGGCTGCTCGAGCAGCGCCCACGGGTGACCATCCGGCACTCCGTGCTCGACGCGCCGGTCGACGTCTACGCGCCGTGCGCGCTCGGCGCGACCCTCGGCCCGGGCTCGGTGGACGCGATCCGCGCGAGCATCGTGTGCGGCGCCGCCAACAACCAGCTGCTCGACTCCTCCGTCGCCCCGCTGCTGCACCGCCGCGGCATCACCTGGGTGCCCGACTACGTCGCCAACGCCGGCGGCCTGATCCAGGTGGCCGGCGAGATCGGGGACCGCACCGCCGACGAGGTCCGCGCCGACGTCGCCGGCATCGCCGCCACCGTCCGGGCGATCCTCGCCCGGTCCGACGAGGACGACCGGCTGCCGAGCGAGGTGGCGGCGGAGATCGTCGCGGAGCGGCTCGCCGCCGCCCCGTCCCGCCACGCCGAAGGGGTCCGCGCATGACCGAGCTGATCGACCGCCCCACCGAGACCACGCCGGCGCCGTACGACCTCGACGACCGCTTCCGTGTGGCCGCACCGCCGACCCTGCTCACCGGCGTGCAGGCGATCGCGCGGCTGCTGGTGGAGCACCGCGCGCTCGACCGCCGCCGCGGGCTGCGCACCGCGTCCTTCGTCTCCGGCTACCAGGGCAGTCCGCTCGGCGGCCTCGACCGGATGCTCGCCGACATGCGGGACGTGCTGGACGAGAACGACATCCGGTTCGTCCCCGGCCTCAACGAGGAGCTCGCGGCCACCGCCGTGTGGGGCAGCCAGATCGACCTGCCGCTCGGCACGAGCGCGTACGACGGCGTGACCGGCTTCTGGTACGGCAAGGGCCCCGGTGTGGACCGGGCGACCGACGCGCTGCGGCACGCCAACATGTACGGCGTCAACCGCCGCGGCGGCGCGGTGCTGCTCGTCGGCGACGACCCGGCGTCGAAGTCGTCGACGGTGCCGGCCGTGAGCGAGCGCTCCCTGGCCGCGCTCGGGATCCCCGTGCTGTTCCCCCGCAACGCCACCGAGATCGTCACGCTCGGGCTGCACGCGATCGAGATGTCGCGCACCTCCGGCTGCGTCGTCGCGCTCAAGATCGTCGCCGACGTGGCCGACGGCGCGTGGGTGGTCGACGGCGCCGACATCGACGTCGCGCCCGTGGCGCCGGAGATCGACTGGAACGGCCACTCCTACGCCTACACGCAGAGCCCGATCGTGCTGCGCCCGCCGATGATCGTCGGCGCGGAGGCCGAGCTGGTGGGACCGCGCACCGCCCTGGTCCACGACTACTCCGCCCGCAACGGCCTCAACGTCGTCGAGGTCGACGCTCCCGGCGCCCGGCTCGGCCTGATGGCGTCCGGCAGCTGCTTCGACTCCCTGCGCCAGGCGCTCACCGACCTCGGCGTCACCGACGACGCCCTGGCCGCGGCGGGCGTCCGGCTGATGCGGATGGGGATGATGAGCCCGGTCGAGCCCGCCGCCGTCCGGCGGTTCGCCGAGGGGCTCGACGAGATCCTCGTCGTGGAGGACAAGACGTCCTTCATGGAGATGCAGGTCCGCGACCTCCTCTACGGCACCGAGGGCGCGCCGCGGATCCTCGGCAAGCTGGACGCCGCCGGGCTCCGGCTCATCCCGGCCGACGGCGAGCTCACCGCGGGCCGCCTGCTCGCGCCGCTGCGCCACGCCCTGGAGGGCTGGCTGACGGTGGCGCCGCCCCAGCGCCCGCGCACCTCGCTGCCGCTGCTGCCGGTCAACCGGTCGGCGTACTTCTGCTCGGGATGCCCCCACAACCGGTCCACGGTGCTCCCCGAGGGCTCGATGGGCGGCGGCGGCATCGGCTGTCACGCCATGGTCACCATCTCCGACCGCCCCGAGGACACCGTCACCGGCGTCACCCAGATGGGCGGCGAGGGCGCGCAGTGGATCGGCCAGGCCTGGTTCACCGACGCCGGCCACATCTTCCAGAACGTCGGCGACGGCACCTTCTTCCACTCCGCGCAGCTCGCGGTGCAGGCGTGCATCGCGGCCGGCGTGAACATCACCTACAAGGTGCTCTACAACGACGTCGTCGCGATGACCGGGGCCCAGGACGCCGAGGGCGCGCTCTCCGTGCCCCAGCTGACCCGCAAGCTCCACACCGAGGGCGTGCAGCGGATCGTGGTCTGCGCCGACGACCCGAAGCGGCACCGCCGCCGCGATCTCGCACCCGGCACCCTGCTCTGGGACCGCGACCGGCTCGACGAGGCGCAGCGGATGCTGCGCGAGATCCCCGGCGTGACCGTGCTGATCTACGACCAGCACTGCGCCGCCGACGCCCGCCGCCAGCGCAAGCGCGGCACCCTCCCCGCCCGGACCAAGCGGGTCCTCATCAACGAGGCCGTCTGCGAGGGCTGCGGCGACTGCGGCGTGAAGAGCAACTGCCTGTCGGTGCAGCCGGTGGAGACCGAGTACGGCCGCAAGACCCGGATCGAGCAGACCTCCTGCAACACCGACTACAGCTGCCTCGACGGCGACTGCCCGTCGTTCGTGACCGTGGAGCCGGCCACGACGAAGAGGGATTCGCGTCGTACCAAGCGCAGGACCGCCCGCAAGCGTGCGTCCTTCCCGGCGCCGCCGACGGTCGCTCCGAGCAGTGCCGAGGAGCGGGTCACCGCCACGCAGAACGTCTTCATGACCGGCATCGGCGGCACCGGCATCGTGACCGTCAACCAGGTCCTCGCGACCGCCGCGCTGCGGGCGGGGTACGCCGTCGAGTCGCTCGACCAGACCGGGCTGAGCCAGAAGGCGGGGCCGGTCACCGGCCACCTGCGCTTCGCCGACGGCGACCTCGAGCCGGCCAACCGGCTCACCCCCGGGTCCGCGGACTGCTTCCTCGGCTTCGACCTGCTCACCCTCGCCGAGGACCGCAACCTCGCCTACGGCAGCGCCGACGCCACCCGGACCGTGGTCTCGACCAGCCGCACCCCCACGGGCGCGATGGTCCACGACCTCACCGTCCAGCACCCCGACGAGGCCGACCTGCTCGACCGGGTCCGCACGGCCAGCGTCGAGCTGTTCGACTTCGACGCGCTCGAGGCCGCGGACCGGATCTTCGGCAACACCGTCGCCGCGAACTTCCTGCTCGTCGGCGCGGCGTACCAGACGGGCGCGCTCCGGCTGCCGGCCGCCGCCGTCGAGGAGGCGATCGGCATCAACGGCACCGCCGTCGCGGCCAATGTCGCCGCCTTCCGCTGGGGGCGCGTCGCCGTCGCCGATCCGGCCGCCTTCCGGGCCGCCGGCGCGGCGTCCGCCCCGACGGCCTCGGCCGCTCCCGTCCGCGCGATCCCCGTGCCCGCCTCGGTCGCCGCGTCCGGTCTCGAGGGTGAGGTGCGGCGCCTGGTCGAACAGCGAGCGACCGACCTCGTCGGCTACCAGGACGAGCGGCTCGCCGACGCGTACGTCGACGTCGTCGCGCGGGTCGCGGCGGCCGAGCGCGCGGTTGTCACCGAGACCCGGCTCAGCGAGGCCGTCGCCCGCAACCTGTTCAAGCTGACGGCGTACAAGGACGAGTACGAGGTCGCCCGCCTCCTCACCGACCCGGCGTTCCTCGCCTCCGCCGGCGAGTCCTTCCCCGGCGGCACGATCTCCTTCAACCTGCACCCGCCCGTCCTGCGCGCGATGGGCCGGACCAAGAAGATCTCGTTCGGCCCGCGGTCGCACGGCACGCTGCGCGCCCTGGCCCGGATGAAGTCGCTGCGCGGCACCCGCGCCGACGTGTTCGGCTACGCCCACCTGCGCAAGGTGGAGCGGGACCTGCGCGACCACTACCGCGCGATGGTGACCGACCTGGCCGCCGACCTCGACCCCTCGACGTACGACCGCGCGGTGCGGCTCGCCGAGCTGCCGGACCTGATCCGCGGCTACGAGACGGTCAAGCTGCGCAACGTCGAGCAGTACGCCGCCGCGCTCCGCGAGCTCGGCGTCACGCCACCGGCGACGGTGCGCTGAGCCTGGTCGGCGCTGAGGGGAACAGCGTCCCACCCCGCCCGGGACTTTGGACCGTAGTGGTCAGCGGGCGCCGGGACGAGGCTGGAGGCACAGAGCAAGACCCCATCCAGCCAGGAGAATCGATGTCCGCCACCTCGACCACTCGCGGCGCCGTCCTCGTCGAACAGGACGTCGTCACCCACTCCGCCGCCCGCCAGGGCCTCGCCGTCCTGCGCATCGGCTTCGGCCTCACCTTCCTGTGGGCCTTCTTCGACAAGCTGCTGGCCCTCGGCTACGCCACCGGCACCAACGCCGAGACCGGCGTCGTCGACCGCTTCGGAGACGCCGCCTGGATCAACGGCGGCAGCCCCACCTTCGGGTTCCTGAACTTCGGCGTCTCCCCCGACAACCCGTTCCACGGGGCGTTCACCTCGATCGCCGGGGACGCCTGGGCCGACTGGCTCTTCATGCTCGGCCTGCTCGGCATCGGCCTCGCCCTGACCCTCGGCGGCGGCATCCGGCTCGCCGCGATCACCGGCGCCGCGCTGTACGGCCTGATGTGGGTCGCCTCGTGGCCCCTCGAGAACAACCCGGTCCTCGACGACCACGTCCTCGGCGCCGTCACCCTGGTCGTCCTCGCCCTCACCCTCGCCGGTGACACCTGGGGCCTCGGCCGGGTCTGGGCCCGCACGGAGCTCGTCCGCAGGTTCCCGATCCTGCGGTGAGAGTACGACGACCGGCCCGTCGGGTCAGCGCCCCTGGAGGGCGGCTGCGACCCGGCGGGCCGTCGTGACGCCCGAGGTGGCAGCGTCCTCGACGGAGCCGCTGACGGGGGCGAAGTAGTCGCCGGCGAGGTGCACCGTGCTCGCCGGCGACTCGGCGTACCTCAGGACGGCGTCGAAGTCGCTGCTCGGCGTCTGGTACCAGTTCCCGTGCTCCCACTTCTGGACCGCCGTCTCCGCGATCAGGGACGCCAGCTGCGGATAGAGCCGGCACAGGTCCGCCCGGAACCGTCGCTCGATCTCCTCCTCGGGCAACGGCAGCAGCTCGCGCGCGAGCGAGGCGCCGGAGTCGCGACGATCACGTGGCGGGCCGTCATGCTCGACGCGCCGTCGGCCGTCTCGTAGTGGACGACGACGCCCTCGCCGGCGGATTCGACGGACGAGACGGTCGCGCCGAGCGTCACCCGCTCGCCCAGGCGCCGGAGCACGGCCTCGCCCAGCCCGCCCGAGCCACCCAGGAGGTTGACCGGCGACCCGCTGGCCTTGCCTGCCCAGTTGCCGGCGAAGATCGAGATCCCGGCCGCCGCGGACAGCTCCTCCATCTCGGCGGGGACGCGCCGCGACGCCGTACGGAAGATGGCGTCGACCGGCTGCGGGAGGGGGCCGAGCAGCTCGGCGAACGTGCGGTGCCTCTCGAAGCGCGCCATCCGCGCACGGCGGGCGGCCTCCGGCTCCCCCGGCCGCCGGCGGCCCTCCGCCAGGAACGACATCACCTTGGTGCGCACGATCAGCCCGGCCCGGACGAGCTGGATCCGCTCGCGGGCCGACAACGGCAGCGTGAAGGGGTAGGTCTCCGCCCGGCGGTTCGTGTGGACCCTGCCGCCCATCGCCATCGCCGTCTTCGAGCCGGGTACGTCGACGGTCTCGAGGCCGAGCTCCTCGATGAGCCGGCGGGCCTGGGACGGCGCACCGTCGGCGGGGAACAGGTGCGCGCCGAAGTTGAGCCAGTAGTCGCCGCGCCGCGCGGACTTCAGGCGTCCCCCAGGACATCGTTCCGCTCGAGGAGCACGATGTCCCTGTCGCGAACCTTCTGCTCCCGTGACCGGGACTTCCGCAGCGCTCACTGCAGTCTCGTCGTCGATCGGCCTGATGCGTCTGAGGCGACGGGTCACGGTCCGAAGAGCCGCGACATGGCGGGAGCGACGTCGCGATAGGTCGCGGCGGACGCGAATCGTCCGCGGCCGAGCTCCGCGAGGTCCCGGGCCAGGTCGACGTCGTGCTCACCCGACGTGTCGAGGAGGACGTCGAGACGAGGGAGCCGGCTCGCCACGCTTCGCGGATCCGGTCCGGCGTTGTGCACGCAGTCGGAGAGCAGCAGCACTCGCGCGTCCCGTGCCGGTACTCGCTCCAGCTGGGACAAGGCCGCACGGAGCGGGAACTCGATGTTCGTCAAGCCGCGGGACGGCAGCTGCAGGAGTAGGTCCAGCACGACCTCGGGGGAGGATGGGTCGCCGAGAGGGACGAGCACCGACGCATCGGACCAGAAGGCCAGGACGCCCACTGCATCGTCGCTGAGTCGGCCGACGGTCGCCCCGATCGTCGCCGCGGCGGTCTGGGCACGTTCGCCGCTCATCGATCCGGAGACGTCGACGGCCAGTACGATCGAGCGCCGGTTCTGGCGCCGCTCGCGGACGATGATGTCGCGGTCGCTCATCCGGGCGGACTCCACCAGACGATCGAGGGTGGCCTCGATGTCGATCTCGTCGGACGACCCGGAGTAGCGCACGCTCCGCAGGAGCCCCGCGCCCCTGAGCTCGGTGCGTCCGTGCGTCGGCCTGGACAGTGACAGTCGGGCCGCGATCTCGCGTGCGCGACGGACCACCTCGGTGTCGACGGCCGCCTCGACGTCGGCGGAGCGCAGCTCACCGACGTCGTCCGTCGTCACCCCACCCGTGCCCCCGCCCTCCTGCGTGGCTGGTCCGCGTCGACCGCCGCGACGTAAGGGTGAGCTGCTCCCACCAGCGCCACCGGCGCGCGAC harbors:
- a CDS encoding FadD3 family acyl-CoA ligase, translating into MTSTTMPALLEQAAATHGQHPAIVDGPTIITYAGLRDAVVAAARGYRALGVEPGDRVAIWAPNRVEYVIALLGAQQIGASVVPLNTRYRGHEARVVLERSRAVVLVVANGFLGTDYVALLREAAPADELPHLREIVDLDSGWADFLAGGEQVPVAEVERLAAEVTPDTVADILFTSGTTGVPKGVMSSHAQTIGVAEVWAEGAGLSEADRYAIVNPFFHSFGYKAGAIASLTAGTTIHPVLTFDPEGLMRLIQDAGITVLPGAPTIFTTLINHPRRTEFDLSSLRFSIAGAATVPETLFEQMQDVLGFDEVAQAYGLTECVVATRSRANEDPRHIAETTGPGVPGIEVRVVDETGADRPVGEDGEVWLRGANVMLGYFEDPEATAAAIDPDGWLHTGDVGRLDEHGCLKITDRIKDMFIVGGFNVYPAEVENALAAHPAVMESAVVGVPDERMGSVGRAHVVLRPGTTATADELIGWARERLANFKVPREVVFATELPRNASGKVLKTDLRTAG
- a CDS encoding SDR family NAD(P)-dependent oxidoreductase — its product is MSAGLGLALVTGASGGIGQAVARRLAGDGARLLLLHRRTPPDALVAELGAAVRATAACDLADADAVAALVDALTAEHGDVRTVVHAAGPHVPMVHLSRVSPRQFAEQVDQDVVAFFNLVHAVLPALRRTSGSLTVVTTAATSRYPLRDGLSAGPKGAVEALARGLAAEEGRFGVRVNCVGPGMLTDGMAERLIGSGDLDERALDVARGNIPLRRFGSAADIAEAVGFLASDRAGFVTGQKLDVDGGYGI
- a CDS encoding type II toxin-antitoxin system Phd/YefM family antitoxin; this encodes MAVREFGIRELRNHTSRVLEAVRAGDVVYLTNRGSRVAEIRATHDARPIEALVAKAAALSTGDTGAFEELIDSKQADLEAQQAKDDALWG
- a CDS encoding type II toxin-antitoxin system VapC family toxin; translated protein: MLDTSAVIGWVELQSEELVQWLLDAAGDTVPAIHAATLGELGRGVLEAPDETTRTRRRATLRFGAEELTVVPLSATSEQAHLFGVVSAAVSRKVSHNDCWITAAALDADDTVVTMDERLADQLRAAVEGDGHLADWLAERERTLDVKYCSR
- a CDS encoding arylamine N-acetyltransferase family protein; the protein is MTDDDVWRTDLLDLAGYLDRLGLPDLAGPPTAPPSRAALDALHEAHVRAFTFDNIDVLLDQHPGVGLDALNEKFVGRGRGGYCFEHATVFAAALDRLGYDVRRHLGRVGDPAEGTVQGRTHMTVEVHLDGERLLCDPGFGMSLVRPVALADGAESDQRGWPYRVVRTADDGWGLQRLRERGWEHTHTVDELPVLPVDVVMGHHYTSTFPTSHFRTGLMLTRHQDGRHVTVTGSTLTVRRPGAPTEHRDLADGELRDWLHALAVPLTPEEERRLLARLAELDRPASLG
- a CDS encoding TOBE domain-containing protein, which produces MPEYLRIGEVAQAVGVSVDTLRRWEAEGRIAFERVNNQRVLRSDQLPALTARLAGRTTTSSARNRLAGVVVSVERDGVMAKVELACGDYRIVSLMSREAADDLGLEIGKPATAVIKSTTVIVEA
- a CDS encoding Lrp/AsnC family transcriptional regulator, with the protein product MTDQAILDDTDRAILDLLRENARRPLREIATAVGLTVAPVQRRIARLERVGVIERYTVQINHGRIATGIEAMTELQFTDDLDLAQIMEFVAQIPEVEEVLTLAGDPDALVRIRVEGVEDLRRVVSSLRSGGAVASTKTLVVLEQWTRFG
- a CDS encoding Glu/Leu/Phe/Val dehydrogenase dimerization domain-containing protein translates to MTLTAAPVASADLVFDRTDELGTAGHEQVVFCRDEATGLRAIIAIHDTRLGPALGGTRFHPYASEAEALTDVLRLSQGMTHKAAAAGIALGGGKAVIIGDPATVKTPALLAAYGRFVDSLSGRYLTAADVGTTAQDLDVVATATRYVVGSTGGSGDSGFSTAYGVFSAMRATAEHRWGGEGLRGRRVGVEGVGKVGSHLVALLLEEGAEVVVSDASGDALARLLEQRPRVTIRHSVLDAPVDVYAPCALGATLGPGSVDAIRASIVCGAANNQLLDSSVAPLLHRRGITWVPDYVANAGGLIQVAGEIGDRTADEVRADVAGIAATVRAILARSDEDDRLPSEVAAEIVAERLAAAPSRHAEGVRA